CGGTCGGGCACGTAACCGAACAGGGCCTTGGCCTTCACCGGCTCCTTCCACACATCCACCCCGCCCACCAACGCCCGCCCCGAGGTGGGCTTGAGCAGCCCCACCAGCGCCTTGATGGTCGTGCTCTTGCCCGCTCCGTTGGGACCTAGGAGGGCCACGGTCTCGCCAGGGGCGACCTCGAGGTCAAGCCCCTGCAGAGCCACGAATTTGCCATAACGCTTGCCGAGGTTCTCCAGCCGAATCATCGCTGGTTTAAAGCCTAAAGCCCCAGATCGAGAATGAGTGGTGCAAATCTTGCTTTTCGCGCCCGTTTAAGAAGCCCTAACCCTGCTTGGGGCTTGTCCGGTATTACTTCAACTCCTCCAGCGCCCGCTGCAAGATGGCGTCTTTTTCCAGCTCGAGCACCGCCTGGCCGCGGTCTTCAGACTGAGGACGCGGCGGCAGGGTTTGGCTGAAGGTGAACTTGCCGTTTTCATCGGCCTTGGCACTGTAGGTCTTGCCGCCGATGCTCAGCGTAACCGTCTCACCAGGCTTGGCTCCGGTGCCCTCGAAGGCCAGCGGCACCTCGAAGCGGGTGTCCTTGACCTCGATGTCGGGCTTGACTCCCACTTTGTTGAGCGCGCGCTTTTTGGGGGTAAGCCACTCGAAGGTCACCAGCGTCAGCTCGCCGCCGTTGGGCAGGTCGATGACGTTCTGGCCCACACCCTTGCCAAAAGTCGTCTCCCCGATGATCTTGGCCCGCCCGCTATCTTGAATGGCTCCGGCCACGATCTCTGAAGCCGAGGCCGAGTTGCCGTTGACCAGCACCACCATCGGCCCACTCCACTGCACCTGCCCGTTGGCCTCGCAGAAGAGCTTGGTCTGGGTGCGGTAGCGGGTGTAGACGATGGGCCCCTCCTTGATGAAGGCCCTGGCCACCTGGCAGCCCTGGTCGAGCAGGCCCCCGCCGTTATCGCGCAGGTCGAAGATCAGCTTCTTCACGCCCTTTTCGCGCATTTCTTTGAGTGCGGCGTTGAGCTGATCGAAAACCTTGATGTTGGCGAAGGTCTCGAGCGCCACGTAGCCCACGTTGCCGGGCAGGATGGCCTTGGTCACCGAGATGATCTCCACCTTCTGCCGCACCATCTCGAACCTGATGACCGCGTTGCTGCCGTCACGCCGCACGCCAATGGTCACTTTGGTGTCCTTGGGGCCGCGGATCTTGGCCACGATCTCGTCGACCTCGAGCTTGGTCACGTCCTGGCCATCCACCTCGGTGATGATGTCGCCCACCCTCAACCCGGCGTTGAAGCCCGGCAGCCCGCGGGTCACCCCGATGATCTGGGCTCCACCCCCCTTGGGCGGTTGCAGCGAAAGGCTCACGCCGATGCCGTAAAACTCCCCTTGCAAATCCTGGCTGCGGATGGAGCTGCTCGTAGGAGCCGAATAGCTGGTGAACTGGTCGTCGAGGGCGCCGATCATGCCGCGAATGCCGCCCTGAATCACCGCATCCAGCTTTTTCTGGTCGA
The window above is part of the Calidithermus timidus DSM 17022 genome. Proteins encoded here:
- a CDS encoding S41 family peptidase, which encodes MRRFSWLLVGGAVVAALVYAQIGRPNAEAFLRNRNGQALVQTYQLIQDEYLQKLDQKKLDAVIQGGIRGMIGALDDQFTSYSAPTSSSIRSQDLQGEFYGIGVSLSLQPPKGGGAQIIGVTRGLPGFNAGLRVGDIITEVDGQDVTKLEVDEIVAKIRGPKDTKVTIGVRRDGSNAVIRFEMVRQKVEIISVTKAILPGNVGYVALETFANIKVFDQLNAALKEMREKGVKKLIFDLRDNGGGLLDQGCQVARAFIKEGPIVYTRYRTQTKLFCEANGQVQWSGPMVVLVNGNSASASEIVAGAIQDSGRAKIIGETTFGKGVGQNVIDLPNGGELTLVTFEWLTPKKRALNKVGVKPDIEVKDTRFEVPLAFEGTGAKPGETVTLSIGGKTYSAKADENGKFTFSQTLPPRPQSEDRGQAVLELEKDAILQRALEELK